The genomic window CGAATCGGCATCATTTCTAAGAGTCACACCGCGGCTTGACGGTCTGTAGAGGGCTCGGGGTTGCCGCGCTCGAGGTCAAGGCGCCCACGCGGGGGCGGGCCGTCAGTACGGTCGGGGCGTCGTCCCCACGCTACGGCGATCCCGCGGGATCGCCTGCGGCTTCACCGCGGCCACTCGGCTGCAAGGCCGTTCCGAACGTCAAGGACCGTGGAGGCCGAGGCTTCCATCTCGCCACGGCGTCGGCCAGGCCTATCGGAATGATGTCCAGGCTGCTAACCGGAAAAGACTTACGTTCAAACAGCAAAGATCGCTTATTCGACAACTAAATCCAAGGCGGGCCTGTCGGGGCCGCGAGAGATCGGGATAGCCTCGGTCCCTGTGCATGGGAGGAGGACTCGACAGCGGTGATACTCCGTCCACCGGTTGAATCCGTGCTTTTGATCACCAATCTCACTCGATTGAGGAGCCGTGTCGACCAACGCACGGGTGGGGCTCAGTACGGGCCCACCGGCCGATTCCGGCCGTGCGAGGCTCGGCCTGCGGAGCGGGTTTCCCGTTTGCGGCCGAAACGGGGTATCATGTAGAGTAGCAAGGCGATAATCATCATTCCGGCGGCAGTGCACGTCGATCGGGCGCGTGCGAGGATCTCGGTCAGAACCATGGCGCAGAAGGCAGCCGGGAACGCTGAGGACACCATGGGCTGGGGCGACGATCCCGCGGAGGCCCCGGTCCGCGACCTCACCGGGGTCACGCTCGGCGACTTCCAGATCCAGCGCATGCTCGGCCGGGGCGGGATGGGGGAGGTGTACCTGGCGACCCAGGTCAGCCTGAGCCGCCCCGTGGCCCTCAAGGTGCTGCATCGTCGCTACCTCTCCAACCCGACCTACCTGAGCCGGTTCGAGGCCGAGGCGGCTGCGGTCGCCAAGCTCAACCACCCCAACATCGTCCACGTCTACATGCAGGGCTCGGTGGACCGGGTGCGGTTCATCGCCATGGAATACGTGGACGGGACCAACCTCCGCGACTACCTATCCAAGAAGGGGGCGCTCGACCTGCCCCTGGCCGTGTCGATCATGCGGCAGGCCGGCATGGCGATCGGGGCGGCGGGCGAGGTGGGGCTGGTCCATCGGGACATCAAGCCGGAGAACATCCTGCTGACGAAGAAGGGCCGCGTGAAGGTGGCCGACTTCGGCCTCTGCCGGGACCTCGAGGCGGACCGGATGCACGTGACGCAGCCGGGCACGACGATGGGGACGCCCCTGTACATGAGCCCGGAGCAGGCGCAAGGGAAGCACCTGGATCATCGGAGCGACCTCTATTCGCTCGGCGTGACCTTCTACCACATGCTCACGGGCGAGCCGCCCTTCCGGGCCGAGTCGGCGGTGGCCCTGGCGATGAAGCACGTGACCGAGCAGCCGATCGGCCTGCGGCTCCGCCGCGAGGAGATCCCGGTCGAGCTGGAACGCCTAGTCCTCAAGCTGATGGCCAAGTCGCCCGGCGACCGCTACCAGTCCGCGGCCGAGATGCTGGCGGACCTGGCGCGGATCCGCGGCCAGATCATGGGGTCCGCGCAGGTCACCGGCGCCGAGCTGAGCGTCGCGTCGCCGTCGCTCTCCAAGGGCGAGGATCCCCCGATCTCGATCAGCGGCGTCAAGGCGCTGGCCGCCGTCGGGCCGGCGTCGCCCCGCCGGGACGGCATCGGGGACCGGCTGGCGAGGCCGGCCGTCCTGGCGGCGCTGGCCGCCGCAGGGCTGGTGGCCGGCGCGGCATCGGCCTGGATGGCCAGGCCCACGATCCGGTTCGCGGACGCGAAGCCGGGCACCGCCGCCCCGGGATTGAGGCTGGAGACCGCCTGGGCCGGCGTCCCCAGGCAGGAGAGCGCCGAGGCGCAGTTCCGCTACGCCCTGCTCCGGGCCCCGATGCTCGAGCTCCCGGCCGCGTGGGCGGCGGTCCCCGGCTATCATCCGAAGCCGTCGGAATGGGTCTCCTCAGCCTACCTCCACCTGGCCCGCCGGTACTTCCGGGAGGGGGACGTCCGCCGGCTCAACACGCTCCGCGACGAGCTGGCCGCCTGGGCGGCCGCCAGGACGGAGGACCGCGAGCTGGTGGAGCTGCTGGGCCCGGCGCTGAAGCTCCTCACGGGAGACCTGGACGGGGTGATCGCGGGCATGTCGGGGCTGACCTTCGCGGTGGACCGGCCGGCGGCCCAGGGGCGGGAGGAGCTCCGCCTCTTCGACCCCGGCCTGCTCGAGTTCGGCGCTGAGATCGCGTCCCGGGCCATCAAGCTGACGGGCCAGGCCGGCGAGTCGGCGGGCCAGATCAAGAGGGACAAGCTGGTGGGCATCCAGCGCCGGCTGATGGTCTCGCTGAGGCGGGTGCGGGAGCTGGAATGGCGCAGGCAGTCGGGTCCGGTCTGAGGGTCACGGCGAAGGCACCGGAGCTACGGTCATGGCATTGCTGAAACGGGCCAACGGCGAGGCCGCGGGCCAGATCATCGAGCTGAAGCAGGAGCGGACGGTGATCGGCAGGTCGCCGGAGCACTGCCAGATCATCCTCGACCCCAACGGGGTGAGCCGCCGCCACGCCGAGATCTACCGCTCCGGCGCCGACTACTTCATCGCCGATTTGAACTCGCGGAACCAGACCCGCGTCAACAACGTCAAGCTGCTGCCGGGAAACGACCACCTGCTGGCGCCCGGCGATCGGATCAACATCTGCGACGTCGAGTTCCTCTACTATCCCAAGCTGCCGATCGAGTCGGCCGCCAGGGACGCCGACGTCGTGATCGTCGCCGAGGGGGACGCCGCCGACGTCCCGCACCTGCACACGCTCGACGCCTCGCGGTCCAGCGCCATGGCGGCCATGGTGAAGCCCGAGCTGAAGCTCAAGGCGATCATCGAGATCAGCCGCAACCTCTCGACCGAGCTGAGGATCGACAAGGTCGCGCCGCGGATCCTCGACTCCCTGATGGAGTCGTTCCCCCAGGCCGAGCGGCTCTTCCTCATCCTCGTCGACCCGGACACCAAGCGGCTGATCCGCAAGGCGTTCCGCTGCCGCCCCGGCCGCCGCTCCAGCTTCTCCTCGACCGTGCCGGCCGACGAGGCGCAGGTGAGCATCAGCCGGTCGATCGTCAACCAGGTGCTCGTGCAGAAGAAGGGCGTCCTGAGCCAGGACGCCAGCATGGACAAGAACCTGCCCACGAGCGCCTCGATCGCCGACCTGAAGATCCGCTCGGTCATGTGCGTCCCGCTGCTGACCCCCGACGGCCAGGCGCTGGGGATCCTGCAGCTCGACACCAGCGACCGCAAGCAGTTCGGCAACGACGACCTGGAGGTCCTGACCGCCGTGGCCTCGCAGGCGGCGATCGCGATCCAGAACGCCGAACTGCACGAGAAGTCGCTGGAGCGGGAGCGGCTCGACCGGGACCTGAAGATCGCCGAGCAGGTCCAGAAGCGGTTCCTGCCGCAGTCGGTGCCG from Aquisphaera giovannonii includes these protein-coding regions:
- a CDS encoding protein kinase domain-containing protein, which codes for MAQKAAGNAEDTMGWGDDPAEAPVRDLTGVTLGDFQIQRMLGRGGMGEVYLATQVSLSRPVALKVLHRRYLSNPTYLSRFEAEAAAVAKLNHPNIVHVYMQGSVDRVRFIAMEYVDGTNLRDYLSKKGALDLPLAVSIMRQAGMAIGAAGEVGLVHRDIKPENILLTKKGRVKVADFGLCRDLEADRMHVTQPGTTMGTPLYMSPEQAQGKHLDHRSDLYSLGVTFYHMLTGEPPFRAESAVALAMKHVTEQPIGLRLRREEIPVELERLVLKLMAKSPGDRYQSAAEMLADLARIRGQIMGSAQVTGAELSVASPSLSKGEDPPISISGVKALAAVGPASPRRDGIGDRLARPAVLAALAAAGLVAGAASAWMARPTIRFADAKPGTAAPGLRLETAWAGVPRQESAEAQFRYALLRAPMLELPAAWAAVPGYHPKPSEWVSSAYLHLARRYFREGDVRRLNTLRDELAAWAAARTEDRELVELLGPALKLLTGDLDGVIAGMSGLTFAVDRPAAQGREELRLFDPGLLEFGAEIASRAIKLTGQAGESAGQIKRDKLVGIQRRLMVSLRRVRELEWRRQSGPV
- a CDS encoding SpoIIE family protein phosphatase translates to MALLKRANGEAAGQIIELKQERTVIGRSPEHCQIILDPNGVSRRHAEIYRSGADYFIADLNSRNQTRVNNVKLLPGNDHLLAPGDRINICDVEFLYYPKLPIESAARDADVVIVAEGDAADVPHLHTLDASRSSAMAAMVKPELKLKAIIEISRNLSTELRIDKVAPRILDSLMESFPQAERLFLILVDPDTKRLIRKAFRCRPGRRSSFSSTVPADEAQVSISRSIVNQVLVQKKGVLSQDASMDKNLPTSASIADLKIRSVMCVPLLTPDGQALGILQLDTSDRKQFGNDDLEVLTAVASQAAIAIQNAELHEKSLERERLDRDLKIAEQVQKRFLPQSVPEIPGYEFFAHYEPTYEVGGDYYDFVPLPGNRYAVAVGDVSGKGVAAALMMAKFSGDTRYCILTENSPGEAARELNSLLFAAGIDEKFITLSLSVLDVETRTLSLSSAGHPAILIRRASGRVEEVGEDIAGFPLGIIPGTEYQHTEVSLEPGDVAVVYSDGVTDGRNTREEIYHTKEHPRLSKRLRETTGGPDVVGRAILQDIREYTAGHAQVDDITLVCFGPVSRPAGR